A single window of Desulfovibrio sp. G11 DNA harbors:
- a CDS encoding TonB-dependent receptor — translation MSCRRVLFLLAILLLQAGGAWAQEEGATEVLLTPLEMTEPKNTIDHITQTDMERKTALNLWEALRGVQGVYLQTSAGRNEGTISIRGSNRYQVGMYVDDIPVATAYRNEWDYNNTLTYGLESVDVSKGYSSPLLASNNNLAGVVNLRTAKPRKEFEFSAKYMNFFDRRMHDQGRMVAASIGTRQDLYYLKGTFVYDKQDFFTLPEGFDAAPQQGTGRRKNSDHKNMSANIIGGWTPTDDVDIMVGYMRQSFKKGQPFDAAQYRADASGKQAYPFQRSWYWPEYETSRLYTNANFNLSKQAHLKAVVYYDWHQDKSESYTDINMTKRDYPDKKYDQYTVGGQLTFDYTFNVANKLALSAGYRILSHKEYNDYAVFDDSGLPKNKKKKKADIGDELDEHITEGYWDFGAEYTLKPVERLTLVFGTSLSTMTPMTLESRDHTTGGMHSYKNGLDDTKTLFNYQVGAFYDLTERHEIFATFAKKSRFATMRERYYRNGDTPANPDLNPEHAYHYELGYKGLIGDWLKLNTSVYYSDVNDMITSKGPKGAMYFENLNRATFYGFEAGAEAVINQYLSAGGVFNYMRWDNCTNDEKLTQLPEMTSTLYAVVSPVEGLSVIPQVNISSGFYWSTSADDGPYRKSPNFATVDIKAVYDITKNFSVEAGVRNLFDQEYAYSAYYPEQGRNFFVGVSANF, via the coding sequence ATGAGTTGTAGGCGCGTGTTATTCCTGCTCGCGATACTGCTGTTGCAGGCAGGTGGCGCATGGGCGCAGGAAGAGGGGGCCACGGAAGTTTTGTTGACGCCGCTTGAGATGACAGAGCCAAAGAATACTATCGACCACATCACCCAGACAGATATGGAAAGAAAAACGGCCCTCAATCTGTGGGAAGCGCTCAGAGGAGTACAGGGCGTATATTTGCAGACTTCTGCCGGCCGTAATGAAGGAACCATAAGCATTCGCGGTTCAAATCGTTATCAGGTGGGTATGTATGTTGACGATATACCTGTCGCCACTGCGTATCGTAATGAGTGGGACTACAATAACACCCTTACCTATGGTCTTGAGTCGGTAGATGTATCCAAGGGCTACAGTTCGCCTTTGCTTGCAAGTAATAACAACCTGGCCGGTGTGGTGAACCTGCGTACCGCCAAGCCCAGAAAAGAATTTGAATTTTCCGCAAAATATATGAACTTTTTTGATCGCAGGATGCATGATCAGGGCAGGATGGTTGCCGCCAGCATAGGCACGAGACAAGACCTCTATTATCTTAAAGGCACCTTTGTTTATGACAAGCAGGATTTTTTCACTCTGCCGGAAGGATTTGACGCCGCGCCGCAGCAGGGTACGGGACGCCGGAAAAATTCCGACCACAAGAACATGAGTGCCAACATCATCGGCGGTTGGACCCCCACCGATGATGTGGACATTATGGTAGGCTACATGCGGCAAAGCTTTAAAAAGGGCCAGCCCTTCGATGCAGCCCAGTACCGCGCCGACGCAAGCGGCAAGCAGGCATACCCCTTTCAGCGCTCGTGGTACTGGCCGGAGTATGAAACCAGTCGCCTTTATACCAACGCCAACTTTAACCTGAGCAAACAGGCCCACCTCAAGGCCGTGGTGTATTACGACTGGCATCAGGATAAATCCGAGAGCTATACCGACATCAACATGACCAAAAGGGATTACCCTGATAAAAAATACGACCAGTATACAGTGGGCGGACAATTAACCTTTGACTATACTTTCAATGTGGCCAACAAACTGGCGCTTTCTGCCGGCTACCGCATTCTTTCCCATAAAGAATACAATGATTATGCAGTGTTTGATGATAGCGGCCTGCCCAAGAACAAAAAAAAGAAAAAGGCCGACATCGGCGATGAGCTTGATGAGCATATCACAGAGGGCTACTGGGACTTTGGCGCGGAATATACCCTCAAGCCCGTTGAACGCCTGACTCTTGTTTTCGGCACAAGCCTCAGCACTATGACTCCCATGACGCTTGAAAGCCGGGACCATACCACCGGGGGCATGCATTCCTACAAAAATGGTCTGGACGACACCAAAACCCTGTTCAACTACCAGGTAGGCGCGTTTTATGACCTTACAGAACGGCATGAAATTTTTGCCACTTTTGCGAAAAAATCCCGTTTCGCCACCATGCGCGAAAGGTATTACAGAAACGGCGATACTCCCGCCAACCCGGACCTGAACCCCGAACACGCCTACCATTATGAGCTTGGCTACAAGGGCCTTATCGGCGACTGGCTCAAGCTTAACACCAGCGTATACTACAGTGACGTCAATGATATGATTACGTCCAAGGGGCCAAAAGGGGCCATGTATTTTGAAAACCTCAACAGGGCCACATTTTACGGTTTTGAAGCAGGAGCAGAGGCCGTTATTAACCAGTATCTGAGTGCGGGCGGCGTGTTCAACTATATGCGGTGGGATAACTGCACAAATGACGAAAAGCTCACCCAACTTCCTGAAATGACGAGCACTCTTTATGCGGTTGTTTCTCCTGTGGAAGGGCTTTCCGTTATCCCCCAGGTCAATATAAGCAGCGGCTTTTACTGGAGCACCTCAGCGGATGACGGGCCGTACAGAAAATCTCCCAATTTCGCCACCGTGGACATCAAGGCCGTGTATGACATCACCAAAAACTTTTCGGTGGAAGCGGGCGTGAGAAACCTTTTTGACCAGGAATATGCATACAGTGCGTATTATCCTGAACAGGGGCGAAACTTCTTTGTGGGCGTGAGCGCCAATTTTTAG
- a CDS encoding periplasmic binding protein yields the protein MHMRCIAIGLLVLLAMPCCADAATDLAAPSGNGRHAEGARSIYCATPPSTFTLYAFAPELLAGWNTPLRDYEKKFIPARYHNLPVLGGWYGQGFIPDREMLLASGIKKAFYLSMGAHDHLPIEQTLTSLGMQVTSVPGARLADMAPCFLAMGRAYGLEERGAALAAYALEALEKVSRAMKDLPREKWTRIYVALEADGLASICRQSRRAEVFAAAGAVSVHDCPPGAEEAFLRVTFEQLMAYDPEAILVFHPALMRRIPTDAKWAALSAVRDGRVYFIPRGPFSWLERPATYMRLLGVQWLANRLHPDRYPVDIKAESRHFMKLFFNLDLDNAQVNDLFEPYGTF from the coding sequence ATGCATATGAGATGTATTGCCATAGGGCTGCTTGTGCTGCTTGCCATGCCGTGTTGCGCTGACGCGGCGACCGATCTGGCCGCACCTTCCGGAAACGGAAGACACGCAGAGGGCGCACGCAGCATCTATTGCGCCACCCCGCCTTCCACATTCACTCTGTACGCCTTCGCGCCGGAGCTGCTGGCGGGCTGGAATACGCCTCTCCGGGATTATGAGAAAAAATTTATCCCTGCCCGCTACCATAATCTGCCGGTTCTGGGCGGCTGGTATGGGCAGGGGTTTATCCCCGACAGGGAAATGCTGTTGGCCAGCGGCATCAAAAAAGCCTTTTACCTTTCTATGGGCGCTCACGACCACCTGCCTATCGAGCAGACCCTGACCAGCCTGGGCATGCAGGTGACGAGCGTACCCGGCGCAAGACTGGCGGACATGGCTCCCTGTTTTCTGGCTATGGGCCGGGCGTATGGCCTTGAAGAGCGTGGAGCGGCTTTGGCCGCCTATGCATTGGAGGCACTTGAAAAAGTATCTCGCGCCATGAAGGATTTGCCCCGGGAAAAATGGACAAGGATTTACGTAGCCCTTGAGGCTGACGGCCTGGCCTCCATCTGTCGTCAGTCCAGGCGGGCAGAGGTGTTTGCCGCCGCCGGGGCCGTAAGCGTGCATGACTGCCCGCCTGGAGCGGAAGAAGCTTTTTTGCGCGTAACCTTTGAGCAGTTGATGGCTTATGATCCGGAAGCCATACTGGTTTTTCATCCGGCACTCATGCGGCGTATTCCCACAGACGCCAAGTGGGCGGCCCTGTCTGCTGTGCGCGATGGCAGGGTGTATTTTATTCCGCGCGGCCCGTTCAGCTGGCTGGAGCGTCCCGCCACCTATATGCGTCTGCTGGGCGTGCAGTGGCTTGCAAACAGGCTGCATCCAGATCGTTATCCGGTGGACATCAAGGCAGAGAGCAGGCACTTTATGAAGCTTTTTTTCAACCTGGACCTTGATAACGCCCAGGTGAACGATCTTTTTGAGCCGTATGGCACATTCTAG
- a CDS encoding FecCD family ABC transporter permease: MAHSRKTLLVLALLLLAAIVFALPMGRYPLPLGDLCRSLLDAWAGRPLDDEQRRHLFLFFDLRLPRIGSALLVGACLSASGTVYQNMFQNPLVSPGILGVQHGAAFGAAIGIVFFSSWPLTQAFSFAGGTLGVGLSLFFAWLYPRARFLALVVGGLVSSSFFVALTSLVQYVADPNRQLPELVYWLMGTLSRTEPHQLAWSAPLMLAGLVYICLNGKAVNALAMGDDEARTLGVQSTGMKLRLIGAATLVCSLTVVLAGVINWVGLVIPHVMRFIVGPDNRVGLTASAMGGALFVLLTDTLIRSVWTVELPLGIATSLISMPLFAFSLWYDWKRR, from the coding sequence ATGGCACATTCTAGAAAAACCCTGCTCGTGCTTGCCCTGCTTTTGCTGGCGGCAATTGTGTTTGCCCTGCCCATGGGCCGCTATCCGCTGCCCCTGGGTGATCTTTGCCGCAGTCTGCTGGATGCCTGGGCGGGGCGGCCTCTGGATGACGAGCAGCGCAGGCACCTTTTTCTGTTTTTTGACCTGCGCCTGCCGCGTATCGGTTCAGCCCTGCTGGTGGGGGCCTGCCTGTCCGCTTCGGGTACGGTATACCAGAACATGTTTCAGAATCCTCTTGTGTCGCCGGGCATACTGGGTGTGCAGCACGGAGCTGCATTTGGCGCGGCCATAGGCATTGTGTTTTTTTCTTCCTGGCCGCTGACACAGGCCTTTTCCTTTGCGGGCGGCACGCTGGGCGTGGGGCTGTCTCTCTTTTTTGCATGGCTCTACCCCAGGGCGCGTTTTTTGGCGCTTGTGGTGGGCGGCCTTGTAAGCAGTTCATTTTTTGTGGCTCTGACTTCTCTTGTGCAGTATGTGGCCGACCCCAACCGCCAGCTGCCGGAGCTTGTGTACTGGCTTATGGGGACGCTGTCCCGCACGGAGCCGCATCAACTGGCCTGGAGCGCACCTCTCATGCTGGCCGGCCTGGTCTATATCTGCCTCAACGGCAAAGCGGTAAACGCTCTTGCTATGGGGGACGATGAGGCCCGTACACTGGGAGTACAGAGCACGGGCATGAAATTGCGCCTTATCGGGGCCGCAACACTTGTCTGCTCGCTTACGGTGGTGCTTGCAGGGGTCATCAACTGGGTCGGGCTGGTCATTCCGCATGTCATGCGTTTCATAGTCGGGCCGGACAACAGGGTGGGGCTTACAGCATCAGCCATGGGCGGCGCGCTTTTTGTGCTCCTTACAGACACGCTCATACGTTCTGTCTGGACAGTGGAACTTCCATTGGGCATTGCCACATCACTCATCAGCATGCCGCTTTTTGCCTTCAGCCTGTGGTACGACTGGAAACGGCGATGA
- a CDS encoding ABC transporter ATP-binding protein yields the protein MIEVRNLTVSYHRAPPVLKNISLRVGRGEVVNVLGPNGCGKTTLLRALLGLLPAPPGSIVLDGCPLEKIRRRNLARSLAYVPQQHTGVFGFRVLDVVLMGRTVRSPWLRFSARDREWAMDALEKVRLTHLADRSYLELSGGQRQMVLIARALAQDCAALVMDEPVTGLDYGNQFHLLDLIGELACSGPAILLTTHHPEQAVYLGGRAVLLKNGILVADGPVASVITEEQVRKLYELPPKAEVWMRLTGTSTA from the coding sequence ATGATAGAAGTACGCAATCTTACCGTCAGTTATCACCGTGCCCCGCCGGTGCTGAAAAATATTTCCTTGCGTGTGGGCAGAGGGGAGGTGGTCAATGTGCTCGGTCCCAACGGTTGCGGCAAAACAACGCTGCTCCGGGCACTTCTTGGGCTTTTGCCCGCACCGCCCGGCAGCATTGTGCTGGACGGCTGCCCTCTGGAAAAAATCAGGCGACGTAATCTGGCCCGCAGTCTTGCCTATGTACCGCAGCAGCATACCGGAGTTTTCGGTTTTCGGGTGCTGGATGTGGTGCTTATGGGCCGCACGGTGCGCAGCCCCTGGCTGCGCTTTTCTGCAAGGGATCGGGAATGGGCTATGGATGCGCTGGAAAAGGTGCGCCTGACCCATCTGGCGGACAGGTCATATCTGGAGCTTTCCGGCGGGCAGCGCCAGATGGTACTGATTGCGCGCGCGCTGGCGCAAGACTGCGCGGCGCTTGTGATGGATGAGCCTGTTACGGGGCTGGACTATGGCAATCAGTTTCATTTACTTGATCTTATCGGTGAACTGGCCTGTTCCGGGCCGGCCATACTGCTTACCACGCACCATCCGGAGCAGGCCGTTTATCTTGGCGGGCGGGCAGTACTTCTGAAAAACGGCATACTGGTGGCGGATGGTCCTGTGGCTTCGGTCATTACCGAGGAGCAGGTGCGGAAACTTTATGAACTGCCGCCCAAGGCTGAAGTATGGATGCGCCTGACCGGGACGAGCACAGCATGA
- a CDS encoding energy transducer TonB: MDAPDRDEHSMKSCGVAEKSLSMARAEQVCVKTVFPGNVVFFLISLALHTAALAALWFLAVPAAGMGQGEGAGGYITVSLLPGPPGDSGSGESSASSPDAADGASASAPATADRAVEPSAAPPATDTIHAADIDPKRPDAAPAEPVPPVPAAIPVRKIKDEQKAKPKNRKAERTAVEKAAPEHARRTLDDRGQKSGRASAAGREQTGTAGGRGGQGGEKGGAGGKSSAGGKSSAAAAGSSAGYLKGNYEYIKKRVRQYLVYNPQAKRMGIQGMVTVAFTIQQDGRVRDVAVSKSSGHSLLDESALEAVRSAAPFAAPPEPARVIMPVQFSLR; the protein is encoded by the coding sequence ATGGATGCGCCTGACCGGGACGAGCACAGCATGAAGAGTTGCGGCGTTGCAGAAAAATCCCTCAGCATGGCCAGGGCTGAACAGGTCTGCGTGAAAACGGTATTTCCCGGCAACGTGGTATTTTTTCTGATTTCTTTGGCTCTGCATACTGCTGCGCTCGCTGCCTTGTGGTTTCTGGCCGTTCCTGCAGCGGGCATGGGGCAAGGCGAGGGTGCGGGGGGATATATTACGGTCAGCCTGCTGCCCGGACCACCGGGCGATTCCGGCAGTGGGGAATCTTCTGCCTCATCGCCGGATGCTGCTGACGGCGCATCCGCATCTGCACCGGCTACAGCCGACAGGGCCGTTGAACCTTCCGCTGCTCCTCCCGCCACGGATACCATCCATGCCGCGGATATTGATCCGAAAAGGCCTGATGCCGCCCCGGCAGAGCCGGTGCCCCCTGTTCCTGCTGCCATTCCCGTGCGCAAGATAAAAGACGAACAGAAAGCCAAGCCCAAAAACCGAAAGGCCGAGAGAACTGCCGTGGAAAAGGCCGCTCCCGAGCATGCACGGCGCACCCTTGATGACAGGGGGCAAAAGAGCGGAAGAGCCTCGGCCGCGGGCCGTGAACAAACCGGTACGGCTGGGGGACGCGGCGGTCAGGGCGGAGAAAAAGGCGGCGCAGGCGGAAAAAGCAGCGCAGGCGGAAAAAGCAGCGCTGCCGCGGCTGGAAGCTCCGCCGGATATCTGAAGGGAAATTACGAATATATCAAAAAACGCGTCAGGCAGTATCTGGTGTACAACCCGCAGGCCAAGCGTATGGGCATTCAGGGTATGGTGACTGTAGCATTTACCATTCAGCAGGACGGCAGGGTCAGGGATGTTGCGGTCAGTAAAAGCAGTGGCCATTCCCTGCTGGACGAATCCGCCCTTGAGGCGGTGCGCAGCGCAGCGCCTTTTGCAGCGCCACCGGAACCGGCGCGAGTGATCATGCCCGTGCAGTTCAGCCTGAGGTAG
- a CDS encoding ISL3 family transposase yields the protein MKDTDLYFRILGLTEPWFVEAVELDTAEGRVDIRVEHGPGVRWFCPTCGRELACRDHAEPRVWRHLDTCQFKTFLHARIPRVDCPEHGVLQVNVPWAESKARFTILMERLIIDVLTECATVTGARRILRITWDEAWGVMERAVRRGRERKQSNPSRYLGVDEKAFRKGHDYVTVVCDLIGSTVEYVADERKAESLEGYYLQFTKAQLERIKAVAMDMWEPYFKATLKHVPDAAGKIVHDRFHVMKHVGEAVDRVRKQEHRELTSQDDHRLKGTKFLWLYREENLPDKHRPALEALKTANLKVAKAWAMKESLNDVWKYLSTGWARRFVKRWLVWVNRSDLAPMRKVGGLIQRHLENILTFCRHRITNGVAEGLNSKIMAIKRKACGYRNREHFKTAIYFFCGGLNLYPASS from the coding sequence ATGAAGGATACGGACCTATATTTTCGGATTCTCGGGCTGACCGAGCCCTGGTTTGTTGAGGCTGTTGAACTGGACACGGCGGAAGGTCGGGTAGACATCCGCGTGGAGCATGGTCCTGGTGTTCGCTGGTTTTGCCCTACTTGTGGTCGAGAGCTGGCTTGCCGCGACCATGCCGAGCCTCGTGTCTGGCGCCATCTGGACACGTGCCAGTTCAAGACGTTCCTGCATGCTCGGATTCCCCGAGTGGACTGCCCCGAGCATGGCGTCCTTCAGGTCAACGTGCCTTGGGCCGAGTCCAAGGCACGTTTCACCATATTGATGGAGCGATTGATCATCGACGTGCTGACCGAGTGCGCCACCGTAACAGGAGCGCGGCGCATCCTGCGCATCACCTGGGACGAAGCATGGGGTGTCATGGAAAGGGCGGTGCGCCGGGGCCGGGAGCGCAAGCAATCGAATCCCTCGCGGTATCTTGGCGTTGACGAGAAGGCATTCCGCAAGGGGCACGACTATGTGACCGTGGTTTGTGATCTGATCGGCAGCACGGTGGAGTATGTGGCCGACGAGCGTAAGGCCGAAAGCCTTGAGGGGTACTACCTTCAGTTCACCAAGGCGCAGTTGGAGCGGATCAAGGCCGTGGCCATGGACATGTGGGAGCCCTATTTTAAAGCTACGCTCAAACATGTGCCGGACGCGGCGGGGAAAATCGTTCACGATCGGTTCCACGTCATGAAACACGTAGGCGAGGCTGTGGACCGGGTACGCAAGCAAGAGCACCGCGAACTCACAAGTCAGGATGACCATCGACTCAAGGGCACGAAATTCCTCTGGCTATACCGGGAGGAGAATCTGCCGGACAAACACCGGCCAGCCCTGGAGGCCTTGAAGACAGCGAACCTCAAGGTGGCCAAGGCCTGGGCCATGAAGGAAAGCCTGAACGACGTCTGGAAGTACCTGAGCACGGGATGGGCCAGACGTTTTGTGAAGCGATGGCTGGTCTGGGTGAACAGGTCAGATCTTGCCCCAATGCGCAAAGTGGGCGGACTGATTCAGAGACATCTTGAGAACATCCTGACCTTCTGCCGCCACAGGATCACCAACGGCGTGGCCGAGGGCCTCAACAGCAAGATCATGGCCATCAAGAGGAAGGCTTGCGGTTATAGGAACCGGGAGCATTTCAAGACAGCCATCTACTTCTTCTGTGGCGGTCTAAACCTCTACCCGGCCAGTTCCTGA
- a CDS encoding bifunctional metallophosphatase/5'-nucleotidase, with product MGYARLKALADDARAEGHTVFILDAGDAFSGSAYAQKDKGRSVAKLMGQVGYRVLTPGNHAFDYAASEGPLHYSNELLRLVRENSPGKVDAVAENLTYKGANTPGMLTEPVVIHDETSENEHVLRVIVTGVITPYAVKPGMRHVLEDYDFDLKPTAEDTKKAILERLKHSLAPYDRAEDIVIVLSHLGHAGPQGDRDGRITGPDVAAVPHVDFVADGHSHQAVAPSRQYGAIYANGGRYLEHVMEITLDGKGGDMALKSYDDVADVVPDRGMAERIRQLDAAWGFAEVLFTSPDDSVFSDRRLRKDSTPLGRLICEGMAKATGSAVALHNPGGIRAGLPGGPVRLRDLHDVLPFGDTLVTADMTGRQIAGILMRGAGHGGRGLPQFYGLTAWAWRDGEGTLHVAGFRLADGEPLQPDRTYRVALNGFMARNMDLPTKKDHGTLVDVLEKQLKKGVDAEALRSGQNLYVFADRAVAEAAWQAGIR from the coding sequence ATCGGCTACGCGCGGCTCAAGGCATTGGCCGATGATGCGCGGGCCGAAGGGCATACCGTCTTTATTCTGGATGCGGGAGATGCCTTCAGTGGCAGCGCCTATGCGCAGAAAGACAAGGGCCGCTCAGTGGCAAAGCTTATGGGACAGGTGGGCTACCGCGTACTTACGCCGGGAAATCACGCCTTTGACTATGCCGCATCCGAAGGCCCCCTGCACTACAGCAATGAACTGCTGCGCCTCGTGCGCGAAAACAGCCCGGGCAAGGTTGATGCCGTGGCCGAAAACCTCACATACAAGGGGGCGAATACGCCGGGCATGCTCACAGAGCCTGTGGTCATCCATGACGAAACATCAGAAAATGAACACGTATTGCGCGTTATTGTCACTGGCGTCATCACGCCATATGCGGTGAAACCCGGCATGCGTCATGTGCTTGAAGATTATGATTTTGACCTTAAACCTACGGCAGAAGACACCAAAAAAGCCATTCTGGAGCGGCTGAAGCATTCGCTTGCGCCCTATGACCGGGCGGAAGATATCGTCATCGTGCTGAGCCACCTTGGGCATGCGGGACCACAGGGTGATAGGGACGGCCGCATTACAGGGCCTGATGTGGCCGCCGTACCGCACGTGGATTTTGTGGCAGACGGGCACAGTCATCAGGCCGTGGCCCCGAGCCGCCAATACGGGGCAATATATGCCAACGGCGGGCGTTATCTGGAGCACGTCATGGAGATCACCCTTGACGGCAAGGGGGGTGACATGGCGCTGAAGTCATATGATGATGTGGCGGACGTCGTGCCGGACAGGGGCATGGCGGAGCGTATACGCCAGCTTGATGCGGCCTGGGGCTTTGCAGAAGTGCTTTTTACTTCTCCCGATGACAGTGTTTTCAGTGACCGGCGATTGAGGAAGGACAGCACACCTTTGGGTCGCCTTATTTGCGAGGGCATGGCAAAGGCCACCGGTTCTGCCGTTGCCCTGCACAATCCCGGCGGCATACGCGCGGGATTGCCCGGCGGACCTGTACGCCTGCGCGACCTGCACGATGTTTTGCCTTTTGGCGACACCCTGGTTACAGCCGATATGACAGGCAGGCAAATTGCCGGAATACTCATGCGCGGCGCAGGGCATGGCGGGCGTGGCTTGCCGCAGTTTTACGGGCTCACTGCCTGGGCCTGGCGGGATGGAGAGGGCACTCTGCATGTGGCCGGCTTTCGTCTCGCAGACGGAGAGCCATTGCAGCCGGACAGGACGTACCGTGTGGCTCTTAACGGTTTTATGGCCAGAAATATGGATCTGCCCACGAAAAAAGACCACGGAACATTGGTGGATGTTTTGGAAAAACAGCTAAAAAAAGGTGTTGACGCCGAAGCCTTGCGGTCAGGCCAGAATCTGTATGTTTTTGCTGACAGAGCTGTGGCGGAGGCGGCCTGGCAGGCCGGAATCCGCTGA
- a CDS encoding class I SAM-dependent DNA methyltransferase: MPVTMRTFENLWVDYQPERTGMADFWNKRAPSFNDHVRREASREHRRLLVGHIARKAQLDPSGAVLDIGCGPGSHALELASLAGSVEGFDIAPKMVELAKENAARDGCANAHFQVLDWSHADLDDQGWRKKFQLVLASRTPAVNDRAALEKMIAASCGYCCMISQVDTRHSVRDHLKTLVDWDAHKERISRSFYCAFNLLWLMGHYPEVEYMDRAWESDSSLEEAELMYLRYFESMGPLSPQQKENLTRTLVKISRDGRVHESVQTKVAIMFWAV; this comes from the coding sequence ATGCCTGTAACGATGCGTACCTTTGAAAACCTTTGGGTTGACTACCAGCCGGAACGAACCGGCATGGCAGATTTTTGGAACAAACGCGCGCCCTCGTTCAACGATCACGTCCGGCGCGAAGCTTCACGCGAACACCGGCGCCTCCTTGTGGGGCATATCGCCCGCAAGGCGCAGCTTGATCCGTCGGGGGCCGTACTTGATATCGGCTGCGGTCCCGGCAGCCACGCCCTGGAACTGGCCTCGCTGGCGGGAAGCGTGGAGGGCTTCGACATAGCCCCTAAAATGGTAGAACTCGCCAAAGAAAACGCTGCGCGGGACGGTTGCGCCAACGCGCATTTTCAGGTGCTGGACTGGAGCCATGCGGATCTGGACGACCAGGGCTGGAGAAAAAAATTTCAGCTGGTTCTTGCCTCCAGAACCCCGGCAGTCAACGACCGGGCAGCTCTGGAAAAAATGATCGCCGCCTCCTGCGGCTATTGCTGCATGATAAGCCAGGTTGATACCCGCCACTCGGTTCGTGACCACCTGAAGACGCTCGTTGACTGGGATGCGCATAAAGAACGTATAAGCCGCAGTTTTTATTGTGCCTTCAACCTTCTTTGGCTTATGGGCCATTACCCCGAAGTGGAATATATGGACCGGGCATGGGAAAGCGACAGCAGCCTTGAAGAGGCGGAACTGATGTATCTGCGTTACTTTGAAAGTATGGGGCCACTTAGCCCGCAGCAAAAAGAAAACCTGACCCGCACACTGGTGAAAATCAGCCGTGACGGCCGCGTGCATGAAAGTGTGCAGACAAAAGTAGCCATCATGTTCTGGGCCGTTTAA
- a CDS encoding DUF364 domain-containing protein, giving the protein MTDRWFLYDALLDSVPDTALVKAFTYGKHWLMLESDSGGIGLAQHFPLAQGMADSCQSRYDIVGQPLRRVAEQVKSWDFNAASIGLAALNAANNTLALVQQSPLRAALDRCHGNAFDFFLSEANGKKVAVIGHFPGLAQLQQRCELSILERQPRPGDFPDTAAEYILPHQDLVFITGTTFINKTITRLLELTPKARVCLVGPSTPMNPLLFSHGLSSLSGLVVVDAAGVAAALKDDDCEAIFSRGGQKVNMVAESCL; this is encoded by the coding sequence ATGACTGACCGCTGGTTTCTGTATGACGCATTGCTTGACTCCGTGCCCGACACTGCTCTGGTCAAGGCATTTACCTACGGCAAACATTGGCTCATGCTGGAGTCAGATAGCGGCGGCATAGGCCTGGCGCAACATTTTCCCCTTGCTCAGGGCATGGCCGATTCCTGCCAGTCGCGCTATGATATCGTGGGCCAGCCTTTGCGCCGGGTGGCAGAGCAGGTAAAGTCGTGGGACTTCAACGCCGCCTCCATCGGCCTTGCCGCCCTGAACGCAGCCAACAACACGCTGGCCCTTGTACAGCAAAGCCCGCTGCGCGCGGCGCTGGACCGCTGCCACGGGAATGCGTTTGATTTTTTCCTTTCGGAGGCAAACGGTAAAAAAGTGGCCGTGATCGGGCATTTTCCCGGCCTTGCGCAGCTGCAGCAGCGCTGTGAGCTTTCGATCCTTGAGCGCCAGCCCCGCCCGGGAGACTTTCCGGATACGGCAGCGGAATATATTTTGCCGCACCAAGACCTTGTTTTTATTACCGGCACCACCTTTATCAACAAAACCATCACCAGGCTGCTGGAATTGACCCCGAAAGCCAGGGTTTGCCTGGTCGGCCCGAGTACTCCAATGAATCCCCTGCTCTTCTCCCACGGGCTAAGCTCCCTTTCGGGCCTGGTTGTGGTTGATGCTGCCGGAGTAGCCGCCGCCCTCAAAGATGACGATTGCGAAGCCATCTTTTCCCGGGGCGGCCAAAAGGTAAATATGGTGGCCGAATCATGCCTGTAA
- a CDS encoding FmdE family protein codes for MTNITPFLEKAEKYHGHICSGQVLGIRMALMALQLLGLKPEHDLRDLVIFLETDRCVADAAYVVTGVTLGRRRVKVYGYGKTAMSFLDLKSGRAVRVCVTTSDRPPHHAPKQEQIAFWEKYTDDDIFSWQEVHIDLPEGEQPGPPVRVCSCAACGEDVLDCKEIVQNGRAYCRACAHGAYYRPLEVRHD; via the coding sequence ATGACAAACATCACACCATTTCTTGAAAAGGCTGAAAAGTATCACGGTCATATTTGCAGCGGGCAGGTTTTGGGCATCCGTATGGCCCTTATGGCCCTGCAGCTGCTTGGCCTGAAGCCCGAACATGACCTGCGGGATCTTGTTATTTTTCTGGAAACAGACAGGTGCGTGGCTGATGCCGCCTATGTGGTCACAGGCGTGACCCTGGGGCGCAGACGGGTCAAAGTTTATGGTTACGGCAAAACCGCCATGTCTTTTCTGGACCTTAAAAGCGGCAGAGCTGTCAGGGTTTGTGTAACCACCTCCGACCGCCCGCCCCACCATGCCCCCAAACAGGAGCAGATTGCCTTTTGGGAAAAATACACTGACGATGATATTTTTTCATGGCAAGAGGTACATATAGACCTGCCGGAGGGCGAACAGCCCGGCCCGCCTGTTCGCGTATGCTCCTGTGCTGCCTGTGGCGAAGACGTACTGGACTGTAAGGAAATTGTGCAGAACGGCAGGGCTTACTGCCGCGCCTGTGCTCACGGCGCCTACTATCGCCCCCTTGAGGTCCGCCATGACTGA